Proteins from a single region of Fusobacterium gonidiaformans ATCC 25563:
- the dnaN gene encoding DNA polymerase III subunit beta, translating to MQVIVNRTEFLKKLRIVEKAISENKIKPILSCVYMETRGEMLFLCGTNLETTITTTVSCKQVIEEGKVAFQYPLIDEYMKELKEEEVQIRMAGDSLMVEGGDAVSEFSTFSSEDYPKAFENFMQQEKEVLLRMNSIELASIFDKLKFSAGNTDNPAIHCVRIEGRDGEIHFVTTDTYRLTYLHKEFLLPEDFQMSLPLEAVEACSKIFRGLEADVKLYFDKKFAHFEIEDIHIMSSLIELNFPAYQAILSNGNYDKTMGISTENLLSILRRVIIFVRNNEESKYGATFHLSDGLLKIKGNSDIAKINEEMIVDYQGAPLKVSLNTKYLFDFVQNLEKDTELSVEMLSSKTSVKVHEKGKEDYIYILMPLALKD from the coding sequence ATGCAGGTAATTGTAAATAGAACTGAATTTCTGAAAAAATTAAGAATTGTAGAAAAGGCAATTTCAGAAAATAAGATTAAACCTATTTTATCTTGTGTCTATATGGAAACAAGAGGAGAGATGCTATTTTTGTGTGGAACAAATTTAGAAACTACAATTACAACTACCGTTTCTTGTAAACAAGTGATAGAAGAAGGAAAAGTCGCCTTTCAATATCCCTTAATTGATGAGTATATGAAAGAGTTAAAAGAAGAAGAAGTACAAATTAGAATGGCTGGGGATTCGTTGATGGTAGAAGGAGGAGATGCAGTTTCTGAATTTTCTACTTTTTCTTCTGAAGATTATCCAAAGGCTTTTGAAAATTTTATGCAACAGGAGAAAGAAGTTCTATTACGAATGAATAGTATAGAACTGGCAAGTATTTTTGATAAATTGAAATTTTCTGCAGGGAATACAGATAACCCGGCAATTCATTGTGTCAGAATTGAAGGAAGAGATGGAGAGATTCATTTTGTAACAACAGATACTTATCGATTGACTTATCTACACAAAGAATTTTTACTTCCAGAGGATTTTCAAATGAGTCTTCCTTTAGAAGCAGTGGAAGCTTGTAGCAAAATTTTTAGAGGCTTAGAAGCTGACGTAAAACTATACTTTGATAAAAAATTTGCTCATTTTGAGATTGAAGATATTCATATTATGAGTTCTTTGATTGAATTAAATTTTCCGGCGTATCAAGCAATTTTATCCAATGGTAATTATGATAAAACAATGGGAATTTCCACGGAAAATTTATTAAGTATTTTAAGAAGAGTGATTATTTTTGTAAGAAACAATGAGGAATCCAAATATGGAGCAACCTTTCACCTGTCTGATGGACTCCTAAAAATTAAGGGGAATAGTGATATTGCAAAAATCAATGAAGAAATGATCGTGGATTATCAAGGAGCTCCTTTAAAAGTTTCTTTAAATACAAAATATTTATTTGATTTTGTTCAAAACTTGGAAAAGGATACGGAGCTGTCTGTAGAAATGTTAAGTTCAAAGACTTCTGTAAAAGTCCATGAAAAAGGAAAAGAAGATTACATCTATATTTTAATGCCTTTAGCTTTAAAGGACTAA
- a CDS encoding sigma-70 family RNA polymerase sigma factor: MAERDLLSLYLKDIRQYRTLEKEEELDLVIKAQSGDEEAKNQLILCNLRLVVNVAKGYRSKGMNLIDLISEGNLGLIRAIEKFDVGKGFRFSTYAVWWIKQSISKAIIFKGREIRIPSYRYDILNKINKYVTETVKLCGIYPTVEEVAEYLKMPVNKVEEVMIEFQEPMSLSTEIGEDIYLEDTLSGAEEHFEEKVYYKMMQQRLKDILSRLESREQEILKLRFGLDGYEIHTLEDIGKNFNITRERVRQIEKNTLKKLKRKYTKELRETLL; encoded by the coding sequence ATGGCAGAGCGAGATTTACTCTCATTGTATCTAAAGGATATCAGGCAGTATAGAACACTGGAAAAAGAAGAGGAGCTGGATTTGGTAATCAAGGCTCAGTCTGGTGATGAAGAAGCAAAGAATCAGTTAATTTTATGTAATTTACGCCTTGTTGTCAACGTGGCAAAAGGATACCGAAGCAAAGGAATGAATCTAATTGATCTTATTAGTGAAGGAAATTTAGGTTTAATTCGTGCTATTGAGAAATTTGACGTGGGAAAGGGTTTTCGTTTTTCTACTTATGCAGTTTGGTGGATTAAGCAATCTATTAGTAAAGCAATTATTTTCAAAGGGAGAGAAATTAGAATTCCTTCTTACCGTTATGATATTCTAAATAAGATCAATAAATATGTCACAGAAACTGTTAAACTGTGTGGAATTTATCCAACTGTGGAAGAGGTTGCAGAATATTTAAAGATGCCTGTGAATAAAGTAGAAGAAGTTATGATTGAATTTCAAGAACCAATGTCATTAAGTACTGAAATTGGAGAAGATATTTACCTGGAAGATACTTTGAGCGGAGCAGAAGAACATTTTGAAGAAAAAGTATACTATAAAATGATGCAACAAAGATTGAAAGATATTTTAAGTCGTTTAGAAAGCCGAGAACAAGAAATTTTGAAACTTCGTTTTGGATTGGACGGTTATGAAATACATACTTTAGAGGATATTGGAAAAAATTTTAATATTACAAGAGAACGAGTAAGACAGATTGAAAAAAATACTTTAAAAAAATTAAAACGTAAATATACAAAAGAGTTAAGGGAAACATTATTATAA
- a CDS encoding NAD(P)H-dependent glycerol-3-phosphate dehydrogenase, whose product MEKVVVLGAGSWGTALSMVLAQNGHQVVLWEYQEELAQKLQKERENKKLLPGVIFPENLEVISESTNLLKDVKYVIFSIPSQALRSVVQKFSSQIQGDMILVNTAKGIEISSGMRLSEVMKDEILGKYHKNLVVLSGPTHAEEVSKGIPTTIVAAGEEDKAKQIQELFNNNNFRVYLNDDLIGVEIGAAIKNCLAIAAGALDGLGCGDNTKASLITRGIAEISRYGKCFGAKESTFSGLSGIGDLIVTAMSQHSRNRYVGEKLGRGEHIDDILSSMTMVAEGVPTVKAVYEQMKKQNISMPIVEAVYRVIYENMSAKEMMNELMNRSVKKEFY is encoded by the coding sequence TTGGAGAAAGTAGTCGTACTAGGAGCCGGAAGTTGGGGAACTGCACTTTCTATGGTGTTAGCTCAGAATGGACATCAAGTAGTTTTATGGGAGTATCAAGAAGAATTAGCTCAAAAATTACAAAAAGAACGAGAGAATAAAAAACTCTTACCAGGTGTTATTTTTCCGGAAAATTTAGAAGTGATTTCGGAAAGTACAAATTTATTAAAAGATGTTAAGTATGTTATTTTTTCCATTCCATCTCAAGCATTACGTTCTGTAGTTCAAAAATTCTCTTCTCAAATTCAAGGGGATATGATTTTAGTAAATACCGCAAAAGGAATTGAAATCTCTAGCGGAATGAGACTTTCTGAAGTTATGAAGGATGAAATACTAGGGAAATATCATAAAAACTTGGTTGTCTTATCAGGACCAACTCATGCAGAAGAAGTTTCGAAAGGAATTCCAACAACAATAGTAGCTGCAGGAGAAGAAGACAAAGCAAAGCAAATACAAGAACTATTTAATAACAATAATTTTCGGGTGTATTTGAACGATGATTTAATTGGAGTAGAAATTGGAGCAGCCATTAAAAACTGTTTAGCAATTGCAGCAGGAGCTTTAGATGGCTTAGGTTGTGGAGATAATACAAAAGCATCTTTGATTACAAGAGGAATTGCAGAAATTTCTCGTTATGGAAAATGTTTTGGAGCAAAAGAATCTACTTTTTCAGGTTTGAGTGGGATTGGAGATTTGATTGTGACTGCAATGAGTCAACATAGTCGGAATCGTTATGTTGGGGAAAAATTAGGAAGAGGAGAACATATTGACGATATTTTATCAAGTATGACAATGGTAGCAGAAGGAGTTCCTACTGTAAAGGCTGTCTATGAACAAATGAAAAAACAAAATATTTCGATGCCTATTGTAGAAGCAGTGTATCGAGTAATTTATGAGAATATGTCAGCAAAAGAAATGATGAATGAATTGATGAATCGTAGTGTCAAAAAGGAATTTTACTAA
- the plsY gene encoding glycerol-3-phosphate 1-O-acyltransferase PlsY — protein MKLLFFIIIAYFLGSLPSGVWIGKITKNIDIRNYGSKNSGATNAYRILGAKYGLMVLFADALKGFLAVALAAAGGLSPNAVSIVALVVILGHSLSFFLAFKGGKGVATSLGVFLFLEPKVTFLLIFIFIAVVFVSRYISLGSIIAAGLLPILTFWVEIGKEKTNWLLIFITLLLGAFVVYRHKSNIIRLLEGKENKFKL, from the coding sequence ATGAAATTACTTTTTTTTATTATCATTGCTTATTTTTTAGGCTCTCTTCCAAGTGGAGTTTGGATAGGGAAAATCACAAAAAATATAGATATTCGAAATTATGGAAGTAAAAATTCAGGAGCAACGAATGCCTATCGTATTTTGGGAGCTAAGTATGGGTTAATGGTATTATTTGCAGATGCTTTAAAAGGTTTTTTGGCAGTAGCTTTAGCAGCAGCTGGAGGGCTTTCTCCTAATGCTGTTTCCATTGTAGCACTGGTTGTTATTTTAGGGCATAGTCTATCTTTTTTTCTGGCTTTTAAAGGGGGAAAAGGAGTAGCAACAAGCTTAGGAGTGTTTTTATTTTTAGAACCCAAGGTAACTTTTTTACTAATTTTTATTTTTATTGCTGTTGTTTTTGTGAGCCGATATATTTCTTTAGGTTCTATTATTGCAGCAGGTTTGTTACCAATTTTAACTTTTTGGGTAGAAATTGGGAAGGAAAAAACAAATTGGTTGTTAATTTTCATTACTCTATTGTTAGGGGCTTTTGTTGTATATCGTCATAAGAGTAATATTATCCGTTTGTTAGAAGGAAAAGAAAATAAATTTAAATTGTAA
- a CDS encoding 7-cyano-7-deazaguanine synthase: MAKIKALALFSGGLDSALAIKVVQEQGIEVIALNFVSHFFGGVNEKAEYMAKQLGIQLEYIHFEKRHMEVVKDPVYGRGKNMNPCIDCHSLMFRIAGELLEKYGASFLISGEVLGQRPMSQNPQALEKVKKLSGVGDLILRPLSGKLLPPSLAETEGWIQREGLLDINGRGRSRQMELMAHYGLVDYPSPGGGCLLTDPAYSIRLKTLEEDGLLDHEYADLFSLIKISRFFRFEKGRYLFVGRDQISNEKIDEIRRNREGSFYIYSFETPGPHMIAFGELTEEEKNFSRNLFSRYSKAKGKLQIKLNVSGKIEELDPISVEEIEKEMKKYQL; the protein is encoded by the coding sequence GTGGCAAAAATAAAAGCATTAGCACTATTTTCAGGTGGATTAGATAGTGCTTTAGCTATCAAGGTAGTACAAGAGCAAGGAATTGAAGTAATTGCTCTTAATTTTGTGTCGCACTTTTTTGGCGGTGTGAATGAGAAAGCAGAATATATGGCAAAGCAATTAGGAATACAATTGGAATATATTCATTTTGAAAAAAGACATATGGAAGTCGTAAAAGACCCTGTATATGGTCGTGGAAAAAATATGAATCCTTGTATTGATTGTCATTCGTTGATGTTTCGTATTGCAGGAGAATTGTTAGAAAAATATGGGGCAAGCTTTCTAATTTCAGGAGAAGTTTTGGGGCAAAGACCAATGTCACAAAATCCACAAGCTCTTGAAAAAGTAAAGAAATTATCCGGGGTAGGAGATTTAATTTTACGTCCACTTTCTGGGAAATTGTTACCTCCTAGTTTAGCAGAAACCGAAGGGTGGATTCAAAGAGAAGGACTGTTAGATATCAATGGTCGTGGAAGAAGTAGACAAATGGAACTTATGGCTCACTATGGTCTGGTAGATTATCCGAGTCCCGGTGGGGGATGTTTACTAACCGATCCTGCTTATTCAATTCGTTTAAAAACTTTGGAAGAAGATGGATTATTAGATCATGAATATGCTGATTTATTTTCTTTAATTAAAATTTCTCGTTTTTTCCGTTTTGAAAAAGGAAGATATTTATTTGTAGGTCGAGATCAAATCTCAAATGAAAAAATTGATGAGATTAGAAGAAATCGAGAAGGAAGCTTTTATATTTACAGTTTTGAGACGCCAGGACCTCATATGATAGCTTTTGGAGAATTAACGGAAGAAGAAAAAAACTTTTCTAGGAACTTATTTTCTCGATATTCTAAAGCAAAAGGAAAATTACAAATTAAATTGAATGTCAGTGGAAAGATAGAAGAATTAGATCCTATTTCAGTAGAAGAAATCGAAAAAGAAATGAAAAAATACCAATTGTAA
- the sepF gene encoding cell division protein SepF: MKENEGKKKGLFSTVNGLTSGMKELFGIDSVESDYEEEDTGILDFSTADEPMAEESAKTVKSSKNGKQKTFFGKAKSSQVMKEVFSNEDDGGINNCQTVFVDPKGFADAERIADYIVKDKMITINLEFLDTKVAQRLMDFLAGAMRVKESSFVAISKKVYTIVPKSMKVHYEGKKNQKKTILEFEREE, encoded by the coding sequence ATGAAAGAGAATGAGGGAAAAAAGAAAGGCTTATTTTCTACAGTAAATGGATTGACAAGTGGAATGAAAGAATTATTTGGAATTGATTCAGTAGAGTCTGATTATGAAGAAGAAGATACAGGAATCCTTGATTTCTCAACAGCAGATGAACCGATGGCGGAAGAGAGTGCAAAGACAGTGAAATCTTCTAAAAATGGAAAACAAAAAACTTTTTTTGGAAAAGCAAAAAGTAGTCAAGTAATGAAAGAAGTATTTTCCAACGAAGATGATGGTGGCATCAATAATTGTCAAACAGTATTTGTGGATCCAAAAGGATTTGCTGATGCAGAAAGAATTGCGGACTATATTGTAAAAGATAAGATGATTACGATTAACTTAGAATTTTTAGATACTAAGGTAGCACAACGATTGATGGATTTTTTAGCAGGGGCTATGAGAGTGAAAGAATCCAGTTTTGTGGCAATTAGTAAAAAGGTATATACAATTGTACCAAAGAGCATGAAGGTACATTATGAAGGAAAGAAAAATCAAAAGAAAACTATTTTAGAATTTGAAAGAGAGGAATAA
- a CDS encoding YggS family pyridoxal phosphate-dependent enzyme: MKQIEERIKEIYEEVKQYSPYPEKVKVIAVSKYLTAQEMLPYLETGIITLGENRVQVIQEKYEELSTYPFAKSLEWHFIGNLQKNKVKYIVDKVSMIHSVNKLSLAEEINKKMEALGKKMPVLIEVNVSGEESKEGYEVLEAEKDLPKLLNLKNISICGLMTMAPFTEDIEEQRRVFQKLRTLKEDWNEKYFQGSLTELSMGMSNDYKIALQEGATMIRLGRKIFY; encoded by the coding sequence ATGAAACAAATCGAAGAAAGAATAAAAGAAATATATGAAGAAGTGAAACAATATTCTCCATATCCCGAAAAAGTAAAAGTAATTGCAGTGAGCAAGTACTTAACAGCTCAAGAAATGTTGCCTTATTTAGAAACAGGGATTATTACTCTGGGAGAAAATAGAGTTCAAGTTATTCAAGAAAAGTATGAAGAACTCTCCACTTATCCTTTTGCAAAATCTTTAGAATGGCATTTTATTGGAAATTTACAAAAAAATAAGGTAAAATATATTGTAGATAAAGTTTCTATGATTCATTCTGTGAATAAATTATCTTTAGCAGAAGAAATTAATAAAAAAATGGAAGCCTTAGGGAAAAAAATGCCTGTTTTAATTGAAGTGAATGTTTCAGGAGAAGAAAGCAAAGAAGGTTATGAAGTTTTAGAAGCGGAAAAGGATCTTCCAAAATTATTAAATTTAAAAAACATCTCTATTTGCGGATTGATGACCATGGCTCCCTTTACGGAAGATATTGAGGAACAGCGAAGAGTATTTCAAAAATTAAGGACATTAAAAGAAGATTGGAATGAAAAGTATTTTCAGGGTAGCTTGACAGAACTTTCTATGGGAATGTCAAATGATTACAAAATTGCATTACAAGAGGGAGCTACTATGATTCGTTTAGGAAGAAAAATATTTTACTAG
- the hemW gene encoding radical SAM family heme chaperone HemW: MSMLYKVKADAVYIHIPFCLHKCEYCDFTSFSGKLNWKKRYLEALYQEISLYEHSYYDTIYFGGGTPSLLEGKEIAKILELLPHDEKTEITVECNPKTLNLKKLQDYFEIGVNRLSIGIQSMNEKYLKMLGRLHTVQEAKEVFQMAREIGFQNISVDMMFALPTQTLEEVEEDIENFLCLDADHISIYSLIWEENTPFFQKLEKGIYQRTENDVEAEMYQKIIETMKENSYEHYEISNFAKSGYFSRHNQKYWQNQNYLGIGLGASGYLEEIRYSNDRDFEHYFSNVNKNRFPREEEEILNGEMIEQYRYLLGFRQLNTWLTPSGKYKKICETLFEKSYLIKREEEYQITQKGLFFFNDMLEYFL, encoded by the coding sequence ATGTCAATGCTTTATAAAGTAAAGGCCGATGCTGTCTATATTCATATTCCTTTTTGTTTGCACAAATGTGAATATTGTGATTTTACTTCTTTTTCAGGAAAATTAAATTGGAAAAAGAGATATTTGGAAGCTTTGTATCAGGAGATTTCTCTATACGAACATTCTTATTATGATACGATTTATTTTGGTGGTGGAACGCCTTCTTTGTTAGAGGGAAAAGAAATTGCTAAAATTTTAGAGTTGTTACCTCATGATGAAAAGACAGAAATCACAGTAGAATGTAATCCAAAAACTCTAAACTTAAAAAAACTCCAAGATTATTTTGAAATAGGTGTAAATCGTTTGAGTATAGGAATTCAATCTATGAATGAAAAGTACTTGAAAATGTTAGGGAGACTTCATACTGTTCAAGAAGCAAAAGAAGTTTTCCAAATGGCAAGAGAAATTGGTTTTCAAAATATCAGTGTTGATATGATGTTTGCTTTGCCAACACAGACTTTAGAAGAAGTGGAAGAAGATATAGAAAATTTTTTATGTTTAGATGCAGACCATATTTCCATTTATTCTTTGATTTGGGAAGAGAATACTCCTTTCTTTCAAAAGTTAGAGAAAGGAATTTACCAAAGAACGGAGAACGATGTAGAAGCGGAGATGTATCAAAAGATTATAGAGACTATGAAAGAGAATTCTTACGAGCATTATGAAATTTCTAATTTTGCAAAATCTGGATATTTTTCCAGACATAATCAAAAATATTGGCAAAATCAAAACTATCTTGGGATAGGTTTAGGAGCTTCCGGGTATTTAGAGGAAATTCGTTATAGTAATGATAGAGATTTTGAACATTATTTTTCAAATGTAAACAAGAATAGATTTCCTAGAGAGGAAGAGGAGATTCTTAATGGAGAAATGATAGAGCAGTATCGATACCTTTTAGGCTTTCGTCAATTAAATACTTGGTTAACGCCTAGTGGAAAATATAAAAAAATTTGTGAAACTCTTTTCGAAAAATCATATTTAATAAAGAGAGAAGAAGAGTATCAAATAACACAAAAAGGCTTGTTTTTTTTTAACGATATGTTAGAATACTTTTTATAG
- a CDS encoding phospho-sugar mutase, whose protein sequence is MELNWKLEYEKWLHSSLLSEDEKKELQAISSDEIELENRFYTDLSFGTAGMRGIRGIGRNRMNRYNVGKASQGLANYILKMTGEEGKKRGVAIAYDCRIDSEENAETTARVLAANGIKAYVFESLRSTPELSFATRELRAQAGVMITASHNPKEYNGYKVYWEDGAQIVEPQASGIVDSVNAVDVFQDVKTITLEEAKKQGLFCSIGKSIDDRFIEEVEKNAIHREISGKENFPIVYSPLHGTGRVAVQRVLKEMGFLNVHTVAEQELPDGTFPTCPYANPEDHSVFQLSLDLADKVGAKLCIANDPDADRTGIAFLDKEGKWYIPNGNQIGILLANYIFTNKKIPKNGAVISTIVSTPMLDPIAKAYGITLYRTLTGFKYIGEKIRQFEQKELDGVFLFGFEEAIGYLSGTHVRDKDAVVTSMLVAEMAAYYDAQGSSLYEELLKLYDKFGYYLEETIAITKKGKDGLEAIANTMKKLREIKPTVLCGQKVLEIRDFNENYNGLPKSNVLQYVLEDGSQVTVRPSGTEPKIKYYICVSDKAEITAKEKLNQFKKSFQDYVNAL, encoded by the coding sequence ATGGAATTGAATTGGAAATTAGAATATGAAAAATGGCTTCATTCATCGTTGTTGTCAGAAGACGAAAAAAAAGAATTACAAGCAATTTCTTCCGATGAAATAGAATTAGAAAATAGATTTTATACCGATTTAAGTTTTGGAACGGCTGGAATGAGAGGAATTCGTGGAATTGGAAGAAATCGAATGAATCGATATAATGTAGGAAAAGCAAGCCAAGGTTTAGCCAATTACATTCTTAAAATGACAGGAGAAGAAGGGAAAAAACGAGGGGTAGCTATTGCTTATGACTGTCGAATTGATTCAGAAGAGAACGCAGAAACAACAGCAAGAGTCTTAGCAGCTAATGGCATTAAGGCCTATGTTTTTGAAAGTTTACGTTCGACTCCCGAGCTATCATTTGCTACTAGAGAGTTAAGAGCACAAGCAGGAGTTATGATTACCGCTTCTCACAATCCAAAAGAATATAATGGATATAAAGTATATTGGGAAGATGGAGCACAAATTGTAGAACCACAAGCAAGTGGAATTGTGGATTCTGTCAATGCAGTAGATGTGTTTCAAGATGTTAAAACTATTACCTTAGAAGAAGCAAAAAAACAAGGACTTTTTTGCTCCATTGGAAAAAGTATAGATGATCGTTTTATAGAAGAAGTAGAGAAAAATGCGATTCATAGAGAAATTTCAGGAAAAGAAAATTTTCCAATCGTGTACTCTCCTTTACATGGAACCGGAAGAGTTGCAGTACAAAGAGTGTTAAAAGAAATGGGATTTTTAAATGTGCATACTGTGGCAGAACAAGAATTACCCGATGGGACTTTTCCAACTTGTCCTTATGCCAATCCGGAAGACCATAGCGTATTTCAATTGAGCCTAGACTTAGCAGACAAGGTAGGAGCAAAATTGTGTATTGCAAATGATCCCGATGCGGATAGAACAGGGATTGCGTTTTTAGATAAAGAAGGAAAATGGTATATCCCAAATGGAAATCAAATTGGAATTTTGTTGGCAAATTATATTTTTACAAACAAAAAAATTCCTAAAAATGGAGCTGTCATTAGTACTATTGTATCTACTCCGATGTTGGATCCTATTGCAAAAGCTTATGGAATTACTTTGTATCGAACTTTAACAGGGTTTAAATATATTGGAGAGAAAATTAGACAATTTGAACAAAAAGAACTAGACGGAGTATTTCTATTTGGTTTTGAAGAGGCTATTGGTTATTTGTCAGGAACTCATGTGCGAGACAAGGATGCCGTTGTAACTTCAATGTTAGTAGCAGAAATGGCAGCTTACTATGATGCACAAGGAAGTAGTTTGTATGAAGAGTTGCTAAAATTATATGATAAGTTTGGATATTATTTAGAAGAAACCATTGCTATTACAAAAAAGGGAAAAGATGGTTTAGAGGCCATTGCAAATACTATGAAGAAATTAAGAGAAATAAAACCAACAGTACTTTGTGGACAAAAAGTTTTAGAAATTAGAGACTTCAATGAAAATTATAATGGCTTACCAAAATCAAATGTATTACAATATGTTTTGGAAGATGGAAGTCAAGTAACTGTTCGACCGTCCGGAACAGAGCCTAAAATTAAATACTATATTTGTGTTTCAGATAAAGCAGAGATAACAGCAAAAGAGAAATTAAATCAATTTAAAAAGAGTTTTCAAGATTATGTCAATGCTTTATAA
- a CDS encoding complement resistance protein TraT, translating to MKNKKLIFVLLTTLLLVFSGCGALNTVVKKRNLDVQTKMSETIWLNPVSTNQKTVFVQIKNTSGKTVNIEDKIKNTLSQKGYYVVQDPNQASYWLQANVLKLDKVDLRESDPFGSGVLGAGVGATLGAYNTGSMNTAIGLGLAGALIAGTVDALVSDMAYTMVTDIMISEKTNSKVSVSTNNNLTQGTRGRTKVTTSSESNRNQYQTRVVSVANQVNLKFEEAQPTLEAQLQQVIAGIF from the coding sequence ATGAAAAATAAAAAATTGATTTTTGTGTTATTAACAACATTATTATTGGTATTTTCCGGATGTGGAGCATTAAATACCGTAGTAAAGAAAAGAAATTTAGATGTACAAACGAAGATGTCAGAGACTATTTGGTTAAATCCTGTTTCTACAAATCAAAAGACTGTTTTTGTACAAATTAAAAATACTTCTGGGAAAACAGTAAATATTGAGGATAAAATTAAAAATACTTTATCTCAAAAAGGATATTATGTGGTACAAGATCCAAATCAAGCATCTTATTGGTTACAAGCAAATGTCTTAAAATTGGATAAAGTAGATTTACGAGAATCAGATCCCTTTGGAAGTGGAGTGTTAGGAGCTGGAGTAGGAGCAACCTTAGGAGCCTATAACACAGGTTCTATGAATACTGCTATTGGATTAGGATTAGCTGGAGCCTTGATTGCAGGAACTGTAGATGCCTTAGTATCTGATATGGCTTATACTATGGTCACAGATATCATGATTAGTGAAAAAACAAATTCCAAAGTTTCTGTAAGTACAAACAATAACTTAACACAAGGAACAAGAGGAAGAACAAAAGTTACTACATCTTCAGAATCTAATAGAAACCAATATCAAACAAGAGTTGTTAGTGTAGCAAATCAAGTAAATTTAAAATTTGAAGAAGCACAACCTACTTTAGAAGCTCAATTACAACAAGTAATTGCAGGAATTTTCTAA